GCAGAGTCGTTTGTCTTACAGTGTAGAGTGGGGGTTGGGACTCtgttttttatctttctaaatctCTGTTCCTGATGCGAAAGTCGCGTTTTGGGGGGTATTTCATGAATTTGTGCCGGAGACTAAGGCCGCATCCCCAACGCCGCATCGTTCTCAACCAGTAGGGTTGCATTCTTAAACCCTCTTGGTAGCGTCGCCGTAAACGCTTCCAGGATATGAGTGAATGCTACAGAAACTGCAGGGGAGTCCAAAGGGCTGCGCGTCTCCTGTGGCTCAGTCTTATTTCATACCTACGACATCTTTTAGGAGAGACTAACAAGAGGGAGAGCGTGTCACCGAAACCGTTGTGATCTTTGAATTTCGGGGGTACATACTCGTTTGCAACAAGAAGAGCAAATCTGTTGCTGTGAGAAATTGTTTCGTTAACTTGTCTAAGTTGCCCAGTCAAAATagttactgaaattaaaattgaTAGGTAAGTTATTAAAGCCCCAAAAGTACAAAGAAGTGATTATCCCTATTTGAGTCACGGATTCATTACGCTATAATGTCATTTTCCGTGCTCTGCAGTCACGTGGCTAGTGACCACCTTATTGCAAAGTGCTGATCTTCCATACCGTGCACGTTATATCTAGGCCTCTTCTGTCTCAGGAAGAAAGGGACATAGGATAGTTTATTTATGGTTAGGTAGACTAATGGAAATAATGCTGTTTTGAGTTCAGACACGGGCCCAGGTTAGTTACAGATGAGCAGCATAATCTTGGGCTTTCCATCTACAAactataccccccccccccgacttaTTAAATTGTCAGACTTTAGTTAGTAGCTGAATAACCTTGGGCAGCTGACTTTAAGCTGTGATTTCACTCTTTTGTAAAAGGGTATCATAAATGTAGAGTTTAATactgtacctggcacatggtaaatgatGAATGCTAAAGATTGTTTGAGTTTAATTATTATTTGCTGTTTTCATTAGCAGGTAAAACTTAGGGTAATTTTGCAATGTTTAAAGGTAATTGTATAATTGGCTGATTTAAAGAACTTGAAGGTGTTTTGTATTCGTGGAATGGAATTGATTGTGGTTTAGttaattttgagtttttctaGCCTAATTTCCAGTAGAGTATTTACATCTGTGATAAAAGGGCATAGCTTTTCAAATTGgtgttcctgatttttttttaaggaaaagaaatttaaatttaaaataggttTGAGGTTAGATCTTGGATTccaatttattcagattttttttttccatagtaagATCAGATTAGCAGGATTCCTACAGAATAATTTTGATCAATTAAATAATCACTAATAAGTGAAAGTTAACCTTTAAATGACAGTGCCAGCTACAGATGTTTTTCATTATACAGCACTGAATAAAATgattcatcatttttaaatatgttcagtaATCTCCTTATTTAAATGAATGCTTTAAGAATGATTGAGATTTGAGACTTTGTGTAAGTtcgtgttttgtatttttaaaaacagggtcTGTTTTAACCTGTTAGGTTTACACCGTAGCACTTGAGACTGATTTCTAGCAAATATTGGGCTGATTTGCTGATTGAATCAAGTGTAACTCCttggtttttaagtctgttacTGTATGATACTGTCTCtgaaaataagttaatataaCAAGTTAATTGTCTTATGAAAGTAAAGCCAGAATTTTAATCTTACTGGTAAATTTAAAGCAACTAAGGGATCTTAAAATTTGGTAACTGCATCAAACATATCCAACAGCAATCACatgttctctattttaaaaaaaaacggAGGTTGGAAACTAAGTTTTCTCTGCTGGGGTTCATGATCATTTGTCATTTTCCATAAATTCTGGCTTAGCAAATTGCATCTCTCTGTTTATTCCACAAACTTGCCGTTGTTCATTTTCTATTGATGGGAGTGTCTTCTCTGCGGTCGAGAGTAATGTTTGAGTTCACATGCTCTGAAGTTCGGCCATCTGGGTTTGCGTCcactccaccacttactagttgTGACCCTGGAAATTTTTCTCTCCTGTAGATGAGAATGATAATAGTTCTAGGGTttattgtgaggataaaatgagctAATTAATTTTCTGTTGAAACTGCTAAGACTATTTTAAGCCTTAGAAATGTAGCACTTTATGTGATCTGGGGGTTAGATCTGGTAAGAGACGCTGGTCTAGTTAAACTCAGGTTGTAAAGGTAGGTCAAAAGCTCCCTGACCTTAGTAAATTAAACCCATGTCAGCAGTAAGGCTTCCAGGTCACTGCCTCTTTAGTCACGCGTTGAGATTTGGATTTGTAGAATGCTTTAAGGTTTTCAGAGGACATTTGCCTGTTTTATGGCTTTTGTTTCTCACAGTAATAAAGTTAAGCTTGCCTTAACTTTTTACTTGTGGAAGATCACCCAGGTAGTAATAGAGCCTTACCTTTCTGAGCTATGCCACGTGGTTATTCTCCAAGTCATTTTTAGTGACTGTTGAAATTAACTTCTTCAGGCATTTAGCAGAGCACAGCCCCTTAACTGAGGAGTTGGTATGGAACTGTCTCAATACCAAATGCTTATATGTCACATTTTTAACCAggcattgtttaaaaaaaaaaacatacattaaCTCCTGACATCACCTCTGTGAAGCAGGTGTTGCTCCTAGACCAGTTTTGtgtacagagagagaaaggccagGTTAactgtaacttgcccaaggtcacagggtggGGATTCCATGGGAGATCTGGGGTGTAAACGGAGCCCAGGTCCCTGGTGCCAGCACCCTTCACGTGGGGCATGCCGTACTGTTGTTCAGCAGCCACCTACAGCACCGCCAGCGTCCTGTTGTTGGTGTGGTTTTAAACAACATCGCTTATCCTAAGATTTGTAGTATTTCATATCAAGAACAAAGCAACTTAGAGACTGGgcagaggtttttttgtttttgactagCCAGCAGTAGTTCAGTTAAGAATTAAGCAGTACATTTCTGAGCACTCCCCTTGTTCCCCCCACCTCTTATTTTTGCCAAATGCATTAATACTTTAAGAAAATTTCTCTAAggctggtttttgtttgtttaagaatgCCAGGTGGTTTTCAAGATTCAGGAAAGGTGGAATCTTTCCTGTTTCAGTCATAAACTCTGTAGCAGCAGTGGCTTAACTCTTGCTCATGTTTCATGTCCTGCGTGGtttgggctgggggctgagggcctGCTCTGCTTGTGGGAATTACTCAAGAGATTGCGCATCGACCTGGCTCCGTCCTGTGAACTACTGATCCTGGTGCcccagaggcagggaagaggctCCTGCCCATAGCTCATTGGGCAGAACTGTTTTTATGACCCTGACAAATCacagggagacagaagagaactTGGGTCAGGAATGTTTTGTTAataggatgaatgaatgagtgactgcCGCGGCAGTTAGACTTCTTTGATTCccattttaataatgataaaatgaaaatattccatttcttgcaggaagaaagaaacagaagcttgCCAAAGAGAGAGCTGGACTTTCCAAGGTAATACTCGGTctggctgtttgtttgtttgatgtacTATATTCTTGATagaaacagttattttaaaatccacttcAAGTAGGTATTTTGAGAAAGCTAATTGATACCAGACattgattttccattttaaagtataatttgttGTTTTTAGGAATGGTTATTAACTCTGTTCAACTACAGATTATCCGGTCcctccttaatttttttgttggCCATAACAGCAGACGGCTTAGTGTGCAAACAATATTTAAGTGGCAGTAGGATGGTGGCCCTAGAAAACATTTACTCCAAAAGGTTCAAACTTTCTCACtgaattgctttaaaataatgaaataaaacatatattaatttaatttttctttctccaaacttTCTTGAAAAGAACCACATGCTTTTCATTTCAGAAGTTATGTAAGATTATTCACGCCCACTGATGCAGACCACCACCACCTGGCAGATTTTTCACCTTGTTGTAATGTGCAAATGGGGacgtaggttttattatttttttcttttcgtaGATGTGTGTTCATGATCATTTTTAATTACTACATAGATTTATCTGCTTGTTAAAATATGTTGGTGTGACATGTGTAAGTAAATGAAATGTTAATCATCATGCGTATTggtcttcttttgttttgaaattagatTCATTGTCTGGATTCCCAGTACTTGGACCTACTGGATCAGTAGCGGTTCTCCCCGACCgccccttctcttttttttgtttggttttgtttgcggGGGGTGGTcagtggaggtattggggattgaacctaggaccttgtgcttgcAAAGCAtccgctctgccactgagctatatcccccccTCAAAATAGTGGTTCTTTTTAAAGCAAGTTGaagcaatgaaaaattaaatacatgaagTTATAGTTGAGTAATCAACACAGACAACTGACTGGACATGATAATAGGTGGGCCTGAGAGGCCACCACTTTGTTTTCCAGCGTCCCTTTCTGAAATATGTACTATGTTCACTATGTTTTCAACAGCCTTTTCTCTCTAAGGGCTTGGGAGAATGGGTATATTACAGGCACATCTCGAGAGAGCGCAGGCTTGGTTCTGGACTGATGGCAGTAGAGGCTTTCtcagtaaagcaagtcacatgagttttatggtttcccaGTGCATTATAAAAGTTAAGGTTACACTGTACCATATTTTATTAAGTGTGCATAGCATCATGTCTAAAAAAgacatatcttaatttttttttaaatcctattgGGAAAATTGCACCAGTGAGACTCAACACGGGGAGCAGCACCGTGTCTGAGACGTGtaataaagtgaagcacagtaaGGCGGGCACGCCTGCGCAGCCGTAGCCCCAGTGTGCGTTTTTAGATTCAGGTATCATACCATTCTTGCCGTATGCTGGGATAGCCAATGAAAGATGCTTCCACttttagaaatttgaatttttcaccTCTGTTGCTGATAAGAGTGTGTATAATAGTAGTTAAGAACCAAAAACTTCCATTAATAGAAGTCTAGGCTTTTAAATAAAAGGGGACTTTAATACTAGGTTTATATTTTTTACAAAGATAATGCATGCAGCTGGTGGCCTTATGTTGTGATAATCATTCAATCTGGTAATACGTAACAagctgcaaaacaaaacacagagatgCAAACTAACTTAAATAAAGCTgcttgtttgtaatagcaaaaaaaaattagaagcagcTCAAATGCCCAGCAAATAGGTCACGCTTCTACAGTCATACATGcctctgtggtatatttattgcCATTTGCAAATAGCTAATCCTTTAGGTGCGTGTCAAATGTGTACAAAATAATGTTGGATGAGAAGAGCCAATTGATTAGTGATACAAAAATCTACAATGGTGGTGATCAGAAGTTAAATTGTAAAGTGCATGTTGTATGGCAGAAATACTTAACACTTTTTACTTTAGGTTTGTTCACGGCTTTCTAAGGACTGCTCAAATGCCAGTTTGttcagagtgttttttttttcttgtatttttttgaCTGTGGATACTAACCTAAACTTCACAAGTGGTGttgaagagaatatttttctttttttttttagaatgaacATTATTaagttttctgtttaatttttagtggcatgattttttgtgtgttggtTGTATCCTTGGCATAATTTTGGTATCAGTTACTAAATAGCCTATTTCCAAACAGTTACCTGACCTTAAAGATGCGGAAGCTGTTCAGAAATTCTTCCTCGAAGAAATACAGCTTGGTGAAGAGTTACTGGCTCAAGGTAATAATCATTAAAAGACGAGGATTCACACTAAGACAGATTTATGgtgatggggttttttttgtgtaGTATGGCTGTTTTTAAAGGGTGTCCTGGCAGGTAgatgcagctcagtggtagagcacatgcctgccatgcacgaggtcctgggctccatccccggtacctccaccaAAGAAATAAGCAGACAAACCTAATTATACCTCCCccataaaataagattaaaatttttttaaagtattctacATATTTCAAGACAAGTTTTTAGGCATTTAATGAGATTAATAAGTAATCTTAACAAATTAGGTTATTCTTCAGTGGCGCAGGTACAGTTGCCTGTAATATGCAGCTAGTGACTGAGGGGCATCTGGGAGTACACGTTCCTCAGCGCCTTCGCCTGATCTGCAGGTCTTTTTCCAGGACTTACAGCAAGGACTGTAAGTCCCAGGGGAGGTTAATTGACCTGATCAGTGTCACGCAGTGAGTTCCTGGCACCTGATTGCGGGACCAGTCAGGGGTCTGAATCTGATCCAGCTGAGGCTCTGCTGTGTGCATTCCAGCAGCAGGACTGAGAACAGCACTATAGTGAATTAAAAGGACCAAGCTGACAGATTTGAGGGCTGTAATTTGTCCCGTAACTACTAgagttttaatgtatttataaacaTTACTGTCAGTTTGCTTTTATCTCAAAAGTAGCTTTGAAGTAGTTGTCATTAATAGAAATAGTGTCACGTGTtaacttgttttttgttgttattcttgttttgtgtgtgtatgactgaaacaacTTGTTTTTCTTGGTCTCACTTCCACATCATAATAGATTTAGACAGCATTGAATTGCATGATGCAGGTCATTtgtggggtttgggggtttttttttccctttaatgggAAGAGATTGAAAGTTTAAGACGGTGGTGACATCATTACTTTTTATCACGTGACCCCTTTTACAGAAAGTAATttcaggggggtggggtggggaactAATTGTCTTTGATTTGAATGGTatagtaattaataaaaatgaaaatgccttaCTAAAAAATAATTGGCTTTTTTCTACAACATTATGAGAAAAACGCGAAGTTCCATCAGTAGTAAAGCACTTAAGCCCTCCTGAGCATTGTTCGAGAGGCTGTGGTTCTGTTCCTTGAATATCTGAGGGAAAATGTGCATGTAGCATACGTGTGTCTGAGGGTGTAGATGGCAGTGTTTCAGTTCATGCAAATTCTCAAAATTGGTTATGTTTATAAAGATGTCTATTTGATGCTATCAGATTTTTCTCCAAGCCCCCAAAATACAAACATCATATAAAGTGGGTTTACTTTTAATGTAAGGTATCAGAATATAGTGCACTCCTAACTGCGTGTGTTTGGGTCATCTTGGAGCCCTGCGCACtgtggccatctgtctgtctgacttGGGCTGTTAGATACAGATTGACAAGGACAGCTACTCTTgggagcagggtgggtgggggtcgAGGAAGGACGGGGAAGAGTTACTTTTCCCCCAAGCTCAGCCCAGCACACCCAGGGTTACTTAACTCAGCTGCCAAGCTGCCTTCTGGTGGAATCTACCAGCTGACCCCAAGGTAGAAGATGCAGGTGGTTAGAATTGGGGAAAAGGTCAACATCAGAGTAAGCCAGGAGAGCAGAAGCTGGTGAGGTGGCGAGCTTCATCCAGGGTCTTCCATAAACGTGCTCTGTTAAGTGGGCAAGATCCCCTCAGAATATGTGAGCAGGCTCGAGGCTGCAAGAGGAAAGGGTGTCACCGGCACTGAGTTGCTGTGGCAGTTCATTAACTGTTAGCGTGCTTAGAAATGCTCAGAGGTGTCTCAGAGAGCCCCTGTGATCTGCACGTCCCACCGGTCCCGGCCCTGCTTCCATGTAATAACCAGAATTAATAGCCTCAGGCAGCCATGTGATCTCTGCTGCCTATAAATTCAGTGGCAGGAGGATTCATCGGCTGTGTGGCATCTTAATTTCCAAGTCAGTGGAGCCGTTGTGTCCCCTGGTGGAAGTCCAGTCCCACGCGGAAGtcctaagttttttcttttccttttgtggggagggggagtaattaggtttgtttatttttagaggaggtactgggggttgaacccaggtcctcgtgcatgctgagcatgtgctctgccacctgagctataccctccccctatattcCATTTTTAATGCTTCTTTGTAGAGTTAGGCCTTCTTCAGCTTGAGTGTCTCAGTCTTCTAATTTCCTCAAGCGAAACTGTTATTTAGCAGGCAGTTCTCTTCATTTACCAGTCTTCAGTCCCTTATTTGGTCACATTCTTACTCAAGGATTAGAAAACTTTgtgtttactggtttattataaagggtACGACTCAGGAGcagcagatggaagagatgcatagggctgGAGGTGAGGAACTTCAGTGCCCTGTCTGGATGTACCTCGATGtgctcaccaacccagaagctcaaGAAACAATTTCGTGACAGAACTTGCTCAGTTCCACCTAGAGAGTTACAGATGGCACAGTCCCTACATTATAATTGCTCACaaactgagattaaaaataaatgagcaggaGAACCAATCAAGATGTCTGTAAGTGCAGAATGTGAGCTAGGTACCAGTGGTGGAAACACTTCGAGGTCTCCTTCAGGCTGCATGTGTGAGTCCCCCGAGGGGAGAGGGAGCACCCTGCCCGACAGTGCAGCCGCGTCCGAGGGTCCCAGAGGGCGACGCCAGTCTTGTGACAGTTGGTTTGATCTTCCTGCGCTGTGTAATAGATGGATCATATGACGCTTTCGACGCCGTTGGTATTAACAAAAGATACCACGTGCGATCTGGCTAGCCAGTTGGCAGAAGTTGTAGCAACGTTACTTTACATGGGAAGGAAGCTCACTGTGACAAGTTGACTGATGAAGGTTGTGTCGATGTATAAATGTCTTCTGGATGTACAAGATTGCTGCTGGATCCGCAGGAAAGGTAGCTGCCAGTGTTGATTAGGTTCAGAAGAGATTTGTTCATACGCAGGAActgctgccagcccagcccacttCCCTGGGTGGGGTCCCTTACGATGGGCACTATTATGACGTAACTTCAACCCCAAGAAAGTAATTGTCCAGGCCGGTCACGATGGTGGCTGTCCTCACGGGAGGGAAGGACAAAGTCCTGAGAGTTCGGAGGAGGGAGAGTTCACAGAGGACAGGAGGGTTGGAGGGTGCTGTGTGTGCATCCGGTTCATCACTCATTCGTTCATTCCAGAAACAGTCTCTGGGGGAAGGGTGGGTATCAGTGCACACTGACTGCTCTGTCTGCTGGATACAGTTTTTCAGGTTCTCACAACGTCATCTGACATGAAATAACAGAGACAACAGAAGATTATAAACTTGATTGTCAGACGGACtggagttcaaatcccagtaccACCGCCTTTTTAGCTGTGGGTCTTGGGAAAAATATGGTGAACTTCTCTCAGCCTGCTTCCTTATCTGTCACATGGGGTTTATAATCAAAGAATTGTCCCCAGGATTGAAAGAGTTTGTAAACCAGTCCACAtcaggcctggcacagaggaggcgcTCAGTAAAACTGCTGGCTCTCAGGGCAGGTCGGGTGGTGGCTGAACTCATGGAAACCTGTACCCATAGGCAGCTGGCACCTGACAGCTCACTGTGTTCACACTTTTACCCGAGAGGTGTCCCAGCCTATTCACAGCAGCCAGTCGGTAGAACAAGAAACACCCCTTACAGACTGGCTAGAGCAGCAGGGGCGACCGTCACAAGTACTTCTGCGTGTCATCAGCTGGCACATGTCCTCGCCAGAGCACGCAGGGTCTGGTGGTGGAGACGTTCTTACAGACACGGTGCCTCTAGCTTGTTTCCATAGCAAGATATGCAGCTGAGCCAGTGCAtgggggagaaaagggaattcagaGGGATGGTCTGAAGGCGTCTAGAGTCATGAGGTGCTTTAGCAAAGGCTCAGAACACGACAGTTTTCTCTGGTCTTGACTTGCTTCGTGGTAGGCCATCTCACAAAGAGAAGTTGAATAGGGAGGAAGTTTAGTAATTTCTCtaatcttccatttcttcatgtaaaatgaggatactGCTAGTACCGAAGTAAAGATTGTTACCAGAATGGTGTGAGCCTGTTCTTCTGCGCCACCAAAGCAGCGGACGATGCAGGGACGGTGGTGGCCGTGTGTCGTTACGCAGCGTCACTGTAGACACTCGCACTTGCGCGTGGTGACGTGTGTAGTGTAAGGGGTTACAGCGAAGTCGGGCCCGTCCACCTCAGCCTCCCAGTTCTCATAGAAAGTAGTTTCATTCTTCGCAATTTCTTGTGCAATCTTTCAGAAATACTGTGTTAACAGTAGTAAAGAACGTTGCTGCACCTTAACTTCCCCCTTTTGTATGTGTAGTGGAGACACTTTCACATCAGTACATATAATCTGACTGGTTCTTGTTACTGGTTTTCTTAATCGTTATGTGAAGGTACCAAGCTGTTACTTGCACGATGGTTTTGGTCCGTATCACTTGAAGATTCAGTGAAGACTCTGGGGTTGATTTTGGACAAAGGCAAAGGCTTTTCCAGTTACGTGTTATGTTTATGCGCGTCTTCCAGGCGAGTATGAGAAGGGTGTGGACCACCTGACGAACGCGATCGCCGTGTGCGGCCAGCCGCAGCAGTTACTGCAGGTGCTCCAGCAGACGCTCCCCCCGCCGGTGTTCCAGATGCTTCTGACTAAGCTGCCCACGATCAGTCAGGTAAAGGTTTGAGATGTTACAGAGTAAGTGAGGAGAATTTAAGAGTTAAATGTTTAGGgacatgacattttaaaatgaacgTAGCAAACATGGTGATATCATGAAAATCTCTATATAGAACAGTTGTTTCATAGTGTTTTGAACACTGCCCGTATGGTTCAGAATCGTATCCTCAGACATAAATCACCTGGCGCTTgccctgaatttttaaaaaggcaagattTCTGAATGAAAATAGGATTGGGGCGGTCAGTGCTGGACGTTTCCTTCCCTAATAGAGAAGCATCCCGGTGAGGGCCTGAGATGTGGTAGCTGTGCCCCGGAGGTCAACCAGGAAGCGGGTCTCGGTGTTAAATCTCAGGCCTTAGTATTCAGATCCCAAAACTCAGGCCACTCCGTGAAAGTGACTTTCTAAActtagctctctgcctgctctttcCTGAGACCATGCCTTCAGCTTAGTGGCCTGGCAGAGGACAGGGACAGGAGCCAAGCCGGCATGGCCTGGCAGTCAGGTAGTGCAGGGCTGTGGGTTCCTTCTGACCTCACTTGTCTAAGGGCCCCAGCGTGCCCGCTTCTGTCAAGGTGGGCTCTGAGTTTGGAGTTACTGACTGCATCCCCATTTATATAATAGATTAACCGTAACTTGAGttaattaaaatgcatttcatttctttttaatttttctcaaggaGCCCAAGTTAATCTACTTTTTGGAATACTATGCCTATTAAAGGGATGAATTTCCACAGTTGGTGtgattaaaaattagtaaaatgacCGATTAATTCTTTAACGTGATCTTTATTCAAATAGATTGGAAagggacaaaaggaaaataaaaagtcccACAGACTTAAGGGAAAGAGCTGAAAAACCAAGGGTTTGgttttaatcctttttattttagacTGCGGTGGGCCCGTCTATTAACAGCATCCCCCCTTTACCGTTGTCTGCTTTTCGAAGGGCAGCATGGCAGTGCTTTTGGAACACTGACCTGAGGACGATGTCTCTTGCAGTACAGATGAGTTCAGGATGAAGCTTGAGTTCCCTCCATAAGAATGGCCTCTTTTgcggggggagggtacagctcagtggtagagcgtgtgcttagcctgcacgaggccctgggttcaatccccagtgcctccattaaataaataaatttccctcctcaaaaaaaaaaaaagcctctcttACTTAGGTCACTCTTCCATGTTATCTGGAAATGTGTTCAAAACGGTAATTTTGCAATACTGTATCTTTTCTTTGTATACTGACTATGAACATTTCCAGGCCAAAAGGAAAATGTTCGGAGAATAGAATGATCACTGAAGCACTAATCAGTATTCCTGGTTCATGTGGGAGTGAGAAGTCTTAAATTCTGTCTGGTGTCAGTTATGTAACTGACAAATACCTAGCGTGACAGAATGCTGTGCCTCCTTTGTTAATTTGAACTTTGAGGTGGGGCTGACAGTGCTCGTCACTTCTTGGAGGATGACAGTGTGTGAGACGTTGCGTGCTGACATCTCAGTGTGGGTAAGCTCTGGGAAGACTTGCCACAAGAGCCTTGTATGTTGAACTTAGCATCCTGACTAAATGCTAacggtatttttaaaattaaattttttttttctttcagagaatTGTAAGTGCTCAGAGCTTGACTGAAGATGATGTGGAATGAGAAGCAAACGTCAATGTAATaagctcaattaaaaatattttttaaatcctaactGGGAAGATGCGCAGCTCtggggggagagggcaggtgtgCTTGCGTGGACCGTCCTGCAC
This genomic interval from Camelus ferus isolate YT-003-E chromosome 11, BCGSAC_Cfer_1.0, whole genome shotgun sequence contains the following:
- the TOMM20 gene encoding mitochondrial import receptor subunit TOM20 homolog is translated as MVGRNSAIAAGVCGALFIGYCIYFDRKRRSDPNFKNRLRERRKKQKLAKERAGLSKLPDLKDAEAVQKFFLEEIQLGEELLAQGEYEKGVDHLTNAIAVCGQPQQLLQVLQQTLPPPVFQMLLTKLPTISQRIVSAQSLTEDDVE